The following are from one region of the Candidatus Polarisedimenticolia bacterium genome:
- a CDS encoding toprim domain-containing protein: MPAKWIDFRELKAQVSIRDVLAKYGYLDGLKDKGHGKLVGACPIHGGKNPNSFHVNVEKNVFNCFSRCGGGNILDLVSKVEECGVRDAGEKLAEWFALQFVRDNNKKANGSRQPTESAQASPALKRVDRVPRTEPSLEINPPLDHSLKTLAREHPYLKERGISKETIQTFDVGFCTRGLMKGRVAIAIHNERNELVAYAGRAIDDTLAKEEGKWKLPYGFQKARVVWNLNRATKNTGSGLIVVEGFFDAMKVHQAGFPNVVALMGSTMSEYQEELLVAATDSLALMFDGDDAGYEGLRKVYGRLRRKLFLKEVHLEVGEQPDSLSDERLKGLLG; the protein is encoded by the coding sequence ATGCCCGCCAAGTGGATCGATTTTCGAGAACTGAAAGCCCAGGTCTCCATCCGTGACGTGCTGGCGAAATACGGCTACCTGGATGGCCTGAAGGACAAGGGCCACGGGAAGCTCGTCGGCGCTTGTCCCATCCATGGTGGCAAGAACCCCAATTCGTTCCACGTGAACGTCGAGAAGAACGTCTTCAACTGCTTCAGCCGCTGCGGAGGCGGGAACATCCTCGACCTCGTCTCCAAGGTGGAGGAGTGTGGCGTTCGGGACGCCGGCGAAAAACTGGCAGAGTGGTTCGCACTCCAGTTCGTGCGGGACAACAACAAGAAGGCGAATGGCTCGAGACAGCCTACGGAGTCCGCACAAGCGTCACCGGCACTGAAACGGGTTGATCGGGTTCCTCGGACTGAGCCGAGCCTCGAAATCAATCCGCCGTTGGACCACTCGCTGAAAACTCTCGCCCGGGAGCATCCATACCTGAAGGAACGAGGGATCTCCAAGGAAACGATTCAGACGTTCGACGTCGGCTTCTGCACGCGGGGCCTGATGAAGGGTCGCGTTGCAATCGCTATTCACAACGAGAGAAACGAGCTCGTCGCCTACGCCGGGCGCGCGATCGACGACACGCTGGCGAAGGAGGAGGGAAAGTGGAAGCTGCCCTACGGCTTCCAGAAGGCACGCGTGGTCTGGAACCTGAACCGCGCAACCAAAAACACAGGATCCGGGCTCATCGTGGTGGAGGGGTTCTTCGACGCCATGAAGGTGCACCAGGCCGGCTTCCCGAACGTCGTGGCGCTGATGGGCTCAACCATGAGTGAGTACCAGGAAGAGCTCCTGGTTGCGGCGACTGACAGTCTGGCTTTGATGTTCGACGGAGATGACGCCGGGTACGAGGGGCTTCGCAAGGTGTACGGGCGACTGCGGCGCAAGCTGTTTCTGAAGGAGGTCCATCTCGAAGTCGGCGAGCAACCCGACAGCCTTTCGGATGAAAGGCTGAAAGGGCTACTAGGTTAA